The segment CGTATGTCGTAATGAATCGGGAAGACCGACTCGACATCTCTTTCGAGAAAAGCAGCGAGACGAGCTGGACTGCGGTCTTCATAGTCAAAGTCATGGTACCTCGCTAAATGGAACCATTTCCCATTGTTTTCAACGGATATTGTAATGAAATGTTCAGTCAATCTTGCGTTGGTCGTATCGATATTCCCGAGAAAACTCCATACCGTAGTTCCATCTGCAAGCGTAACTTGTGCCGCAACCAAACGTCCCTTCAGGTCTTTGCAAGGAAGTTTCTTGACCGGGGTTAATTCCGTTTCGTTACTTCGTGGCCTATTTGCGAAACGCCAAATTGGATTTTCTCGCATCTCAACTGATGAAATAGATTCGATACTTGATTTTCTCATGGTCATAGTCCAGGGAATCCATTATTCAACATCGACTGCCACAGATTGGTACCGTGCTTTAAGTCAAATGCCTTGGTATATGCAGCCAAGTCCGCTGCCAACTGCGCTCGGCCGGTCGCGCTGAGGTTGTCGAAGTAGTTTTTCCCCCACTGACGGGGCAATATTTTGTCTAAACCACTGTGGTACAACTGGTGAAGGGCTTTTGGCATTTCTACCAAATCTTGCTTGAGTGGTCCACCCAGATACTTCGGCCAAGCGTGATGAAGTTCCGTTGTCGCCTTGTTCAGCTTGCTAAGCGCCACAGCGGCGGCAATCCCGGCGCCACCACCGGCGGCGGCCATCTTGGCTAGTTTGGCTGCGTCTCCGAATCCGGGTATCGAGGCAAGCAGGTTGATTAATGCTTCCTGATCGTTGCCACGACCCAGCGAGACACCAGCATTGGCTAAGTCGAATAGGATGCCGATGCCAGGGGCAAAGCCGCCAACGTCTAGCGCTATCTGCACGCCATCCAAGATGCGCGTCTACCAGCCGGTGTCTTGCTGACCGCTAGGATCGATCCCTATATCTGTCCGGATGATCTCGAGCTCGGTTTCGGAGTCGGGATAGGTTCCCGAGACGATCACCTGTTGGCCGGGCGTTGTCAACTCGAACGAGGGCTTACGGTACGATCCAGTGACGTTTTTGTGAGTGTCGCCGAAAAGGTCAAAACTCTCGCTCGGCGGCTGGTCAGGAGTGATGGTGGCGGTGTAGGTGTCGCCTATCGTGTATTTGGTGTACAGATGGTCGTGATAGTGTTCTGCCGCATACCAATCTTGGAGCGTGGCCGCGCGGTAGTAGACCGTGTGTTTCTTGCCCAGTGCAGCCCCACCGTTCCACACAGGCTGGTCATCGACCAACGTACCCGATGCGCCAAATTGTTGTTTGCTGCGCGCTTCGTGGACTTCGGTGTGTGTGATGTTGGTCGTCTTGTACCAGCTGGGATACTCATGGCGGATATGCGTCATTGTGTCTTCGATGAACCAGCCTGCTCCAGGTGCATCGGCTGTTAATTGGCCGCTGGCCTGCGCCGGATCGTCAGCTTGGGCTGAGGCCGAGCCGTGGCCGTGGCCCTGATCGACCAGCTTGCGCTTGAAGGTCAGTCTGGTAACACCGTTGGTGGTGATCGTGCCATCCCCATCGCTGAGTACCCCGTGATCGAACCGCTCGGCGATGATCTCTTCCACGTCCTGACCCGACGCATGGCTGTGGCTAGCATGCTGAGCGGTGCCATCTGCGTTGGGCTGAGCACGCAAATGCGTCATCAGGACCATTGGTAATGGCGGAAGTCGAATCCTGGTTGGCATTACCTTGACCGTTACCGAGCGCCTGGATGCCCTTAAACCACAGGGCTTTGTATTGGCTGGTGCCGCCAATGGCCGGATTGGGTTCGGTCTGGCTTTCAGGCTTGATAACCAGTTGCCCATCGTCGCGGCCATCGGCATCCAGTTGCGCGTTGGCCGAATCCTCCGAACCGCCGAAGGCTCCCAGCCAATGGGATTGTCCCTGAGCTTCACGCAGAATTCCCATAACGTGCCAGTGGCCGTTGACCGATGCCGTCCCACTGCTGGAACGGCTGCTGGATGCGGCCAGTGAAAAGCCTGCACCAACAAAACAGGCCTCTACTGCCGACGGCGCTGAGCCTGCTATAACGGAGGATGCATAATCGGCAAGGTATTCAATATAGGGCTGGCACCCCAGTGCGCTCAGTGGCACAACAGGTGCATCATTGTTGCCAACCGTACCCGAGGGCATGCTCATATCATCATACGCTGCGTTCATCTGGCTGATGGTTTCGTCGTAGTCGATGTCCGTACGGCCACCTGGGGCGATGACCGGTGCTGGCGGAGCCTGAGGATTAGCCGGGTCTACTGTACGACTGAGGTCTCCCGAACTCAGCGAAGTACTGAGGCTTTCGGTCTGCTCAAACCCGCGCGCCTCCTGAGTAAAGCCGCTAGCGTTGATCAGCCGATCAACAATGTTCTGCGCAGGCGTGGCACCGATTTGAAAAAGGAAGGGGGTGTTGGCAATATTCAGGCTGGCATGCACTAGCTCTGTGGCCCGATATGCTGCTGACCAGGAGGCCGAGCCGGTCACGTCGGATGTCGCATTACCACTGCCAGAACCGGGGGCCGTTATGGGCGGGCCATTGCCGGCGGTGTAGCCAGGATCATCCGAGGTTGAGCCACCACCGGCCGTAGCGGTGCTCATCGAAGCTGTGGCCGATGCGCTGGCTACGGTTTGAACAGCATCCAGGTAATTCAGGGCGATGGTCCAACGTGTGCCCCCCCCAATATTGCTAAATAGCGGACTGTTGACGGTGGCGGTCGTGGTGCCCCGTGCGGCGGTAAAGGTCATGAACACAAACCCGACCCGCGTCGTGCTGACGTTACTGGACCAATCACCCTCTGTGTGCCATGGGTTGTCCGGTGATTGGGCACTAAGCCCAGGATCATTCTCCGGATCATCCTCAGGGTCGTCCCCCGGTGGCGGTTCCAGTTCAGATAAAGGGCCGCCATCGAGTGTGGATTCGGAAACAAAATAGGTCATCGACAATGTTTCGGTATAGGTCCAGAAATCGTGGCTGGTCCAATTGACCGTGACCGTGTGAGTCCACTGCGAACCAAAGCCGGTTGGCGTAATCGGGTCTTGCCGCACGTTGGTAAAGCTGACCAGCCCGACTGGCTCGAAACTGCCCGGATCGACGCCGCTGGCAGCAAAGCGTATCTGAGGGAAATCGACATGCGGAATGGCCGGAGGATCGTTCGACACGCTGCCACCAGTGCCAGAACCGTTGGGGCCGTCTTCACCTTCCTCTGCCAGAGACAATGGGCTCCAAGCCGTGGCGGAGTCAAGCTGCAGGCTGGGTTGCGTAAACGTCTGGCCAAACAGGCTAGCGATCAACGAGCCATCGACGGCCTGGGATATCTGCTGACCAGTTATGGAGTGTGTTTGGACACGCAATCCGTAGTCCACCGCTTCCTCTTGAGACTCAATGCTAAAGCTACCTGAGGATGGCTGGTTGCCACCACCGGAGGTCATCATCTGACTCTCAGCATTCTGCATCGATTGAACTAAGTTTTTGTTACTGGCGCTAGGACCCATAAGTTGTCCGCCGACCAGATGTGTCGGCGATGTGGCGGCCAGCAGCGCTTGGGAGATGGCGCTGGAGTCGATCTTGGGCGGCGTGGCCAGCAGCGGAGCATCCGGCGGTGGCTGGCCATCGGCGATAGCCACATTGAGCTGGCTGGCCGAAACCACTGGGTCGCTTTGAAAATACTGTTGCCAGTTGGTACCGGCAATCGACTGCGAGATGGCCGAGGCGACATTGCGCGTACCTTGAGAGACGGGGCGCTGCGCGCTTTCGGAAGTCGAGCCAACAGCCGATAGCGTCCTAGCCAACGCAGTCTCAGCGTGATCTTCCAGCAATTGTCCAACGGCCTGCTTGGTCGCCGGTTCCCGCTGATTGTTGGCGGCAATCAGGCTGTGCGCCTCATTCCGCCAGATTCGCAGTTCCGGTACGTTTTCGACGACCTGGTATTGCTCTGCTGAAATGGTAGAGCCATTGAGCAGCGCCTGGCCGACCAATAGCTGATCCAGCATCAGATCAGCCGACAACACTCGGCGATCCTCCAATGTTTCCAGCAGCAGTGCGCGGACTCGACGACGATTGTTGTTTCGGCTGGACGATGATTGCCTGCTCAGAGCCGATCGGAAACGCCAGAGGACGGTGCGGTTCATGGTGGAGACTCCGGAGCGCGATGAGGTTTCGAAGACTTGAATTCAAATTGGCAGCATGACTGGAACTGGCAATAAGGGGCGTTCAGAGTCTGTTGCGTCAGCCAGGCGAGCAGGTTGTCCCTCGCTTGACCCAGCGGGTTGGGAAGTTCGGGCTGGGGCTTTCACCGAGGCACTCAGGCACGGAGTCGCTGCGCAGAGGGGTGGGGCGGGTCGCGTGCAGCAGACCCGAATATCTGCGGTAACTGCTGATTCGACTGGGGTACGTGCAGAGGCGGATGAGCAGCGCTTCCAAGACGCGCCAGCCCAAGGAGCGCCTGGGAATGAAGATACGCGATGAGTAACAGCGCGCCACGCTCTGGCGAACGCAGCTCCGGGCCAGACGCAGAAGCTGCCTAAGCTGCCTAAGCTGTGAGCTGTTTTCATAATGTCGCCCGAATTGCAAAGACAGAAAATACCCAATGGAATAGTGGGGTTCTTCGCTTCGTCAGAGGCGTCGTGCCTATGCAAACTAATCCTGGGGCAGCTTGCAGGTCCAATTAGGGTGGATATTCCAGCGCGTGTCAAGCATTTTTTTTTCTTAAATCAGAATATTCTTGAGGAAACAGTTCTTCACTTGTTGGGGGCGGTCGGTGGATGTGTTCGATGTGGAACATGCCAGCCGTGTGGGCGGAGCAAACGGCAACTATCGTGAACTAAGAAACCCTTCACGCTCTAGGTTGCGTAGCGACGAAACACAGCTTCACTCAAATGCATCATCAAGTTGGAGGAGGGGGAGGAGAGGTGTCTCAGGAGGAGGAGGAGGAGGAGGAGGAGACCCCAGTCGACCCTGCTCGTTCCGAAATGGTGTGGCAGCAACTGGTGAATGCGACCAACATTTCTTCGTAGATCTCCTGCCGCAAGCGCATCTTGTATCAACACTTGGCCAAGCGATTGCGATACTGGTTTCGGCCCTAATAGACACCACGCCGTGAGCGTTCCAGTCATTCTGCGACGATTCTTGACGCTGCTCATAGTTCCGATCACAGATGCGTCCACGCGGTGGCCAGGTGCGTTGAAAGTGATGGCACGACGATTAGGGTGGCCGGCTACGGATTCCATCACCAAACCCTGCACCGAGAAGGCCTGCGGGTCTGGCTAGGCCAATCGACATGCATTGGCCAATTCACTACGGGGTCTGATGATCGGGGTCCAGGCCAACGATGGAGAGAAGTTTCAGCGCATTGGTTGTTGGGGTTGCGCCGGGACGGAGTCGATAGTCAAATCGCATGACTTGCCGGCCGCTAGCATCGCTCTCAAAGTACTCGCGGAAATGCACGACCTGAGCTAACTCGGACAGCGGGGCGACTTTTGCCAATTCCAGGTCGTGGGTCGACAACAGTCCGACGGCACCTAGGTTGATGAGCTGCTGCAGGACGCGACTGACGGCGATCTGTCGCTCGCGACTGTTTGTTCCTTGCAGTATTTCGTCTAACAGAAAAAACAACCGAGGCTGCTCAGGCTGGCTGTGCTGCCGCGCGGTATCGACGATGGTTTTTAGCCGATTCAGTTCGGCCATGTAGAACGAGACCCCATCCTGCAGGCTATCACGAATGCGAATGCTGCTGGCCAGTTCATATATCGGCACCGCCAGATACGCCGCACAGGTGGGGCTGCCGGTACGCGCTAACAACAGGTTGACTCCAACGGCGCGAATAAAGGTGCTCTTGCCAGCCATGTTGGAGCCAGTGATGAGCAACAAAGGCCCGATACCGGTCAGTTGCACATCGTTAACGACGCGCTTGGAGGCCGCGATCAGCGGATGGCCCAATTGCCGTGCATCTAACAAGTACTCTGGTTGCTGCTGCGTGATTGGATAGGCCCAGTCGGGATTCTCGTCGGCCAAGGTGGCTGCACTGGTCAACGCTTCACAACGCCCCAGGGCTTCAAACCAACTGTGAACACTGCTGCCAAAGCGCCGCTTCCAAGCTTCCAACCAACGCATGACGCGAAAATCCCACAGCAAGAGGAGCTGCAGAATCAAATAGGGTAGATACAGCAGTGCACTATTCTGAAGTGATGCCCAACGGATTCGACGATTCAGACTCTGATAGCCAATCACGGCGCAGGTCGGCTCGCGTGTGCACGTCTGACGAATCCGCTGCAACAGGCCACCGTCGTTGGGCAACTGTTCGAGCATGGAAAAAACCTGCGTAAACTGCCGAGTCGCCTGATGTTGTCCGATGACACGTTGGAATACAGCGTGAATCCATCCGCCCCACAGCAGTGTCACTAAGATGTTGGTCACCGCCCCCATCGCTAAGCCAATAAATCCTGCGTTGGTGAGCCATGGGATACCGCGCCACAATCCGCACGCGAGCATGCCGGCACCGCTCAGCAAAATGCCAGGTCCGACGCGACTGAGCAGATGGGCTAGCGGATGTTGTTTTAGCCACGACGGCGATTGTGCCCACTGGACCAATTCATAAGGCTGGCTGGCACCAAAGCCAATATTGGAGATGCGCCGCACCAATTCCAGACGAAAATCGCGTACGCTGCTCAACGCTTGCACGGAGTTTTGTCGCTGATGCACCTGCTCCCAGGTGGGCACATCACACAACCAACGTTGTAAAACGGCTTGTCCGGGGTGTGTTCCCGCTAACGACAACAGGCTAAGTAGGCTACAACCGCCTGCAATGTCCAAATCGTCGGCGTACGCAGGCGGTGTAACTTCGGGTAACCAGCCCTGAGCGGGTAAGCGGGACCAGTTGCGATCGATGCGCGCGATCATCCGCTCCCAAAAATCGATATCGTGGCTGGACTCCAGATGCCGAAAGCGCAAGTGCTCATTGCGAATAATAGCTACCAGAAAGGCCACCGCTAACGACCATCCCAGCGGAGACAGTACATGCGGAACAATCTGGCCGACATACGCCAAGAACAGTGCAACTACGACGCCAGCAAAGATGAGGGTACGAATCCGCACCAATTGCCCCAGCAGTCGCTGCAGTCGAGACAAATTGCCTACCGCCTCAGCAAGACGCTGAGCGTAAACGTGGCGTGCATCTACGACTTCACTGGTCACTTTGTCTCCTGCCATTGCCCAGTGATTCCGCGCGCGTTACGCAACGTCCTCGTCAGCCATTGGCGGTGGTAACATATCGCTTTGCGATAGTGCATTTGTCTGATGTGGAAGCACCCGAGTTGTCGGCAACCACGACTGCCAATTCTCGTCGGTCGCCTCAGTGGCTGTGGGCTGATCGCTGCCCAGCACCTCAATGGCGTACCCTGCATGGCGCAAGCGTCCGGCGTGGCGTAGCGGCAAGCGCACATGGATTTCGACATAGTCGTCATGGAATTGTTGACTTAACACTTCGCCGACCTTCGACAGCCAGGCCAGTGTGCGACCATCGGTAACGTTCAGGCGAATGCCAAGACTGACAAAGCCATCGCTAAGTGCGGTGCTGACCGCAGCGGTCAATTGATCCAAGCCTTGCTCCGAGTGCGCACTGATCGGGATTGCGTGCGGGTAGCGTGCCAGTACCGCTCCGCAATAACGATCGGCACCGGGAACATCCATTTTATTGACCGCCAGGATTGTGCGTTTTTCGTCGATACCCAATTCGTGCAGCACATTGTAAACGGCGGAAATCTGGTCCAGCACGGCCGGATTGCTGCCGTCGGCCACGTGAATCAGCAGATCAGCTTCGCGGGCTTCTTCCAGCGTCGCGCGGAAGCTGGCGACCAAATTGTGCGGAAGATCGCGGATGAATCCTACCGTATCGCTCAGCAGCACCGGCCCCCAACTGGGCAAATTCCAGCGACGTGTGCGAGTATCTAAAGTGGCAAACAGTTTGTTCACCGCCTCGACTCCGGCTTGGGTTAAATGGTTCATCAGCGTGCTCTTTCCCGCGTTGGTATAGCCAACCAGCGACACGGTCATGAAATCGTTACGGCCGGCGACTTCGCGCGCTTTGCGAGCTTGCACTTTGGACATATCATCGCGCAACTCGTGAATTCGCTTTTCTACCAGGCGACGGTCAACTTCCAATTGTTTTTCACCTGGACCGCGCATGCCGACGCCCATGGTCTGACGCGACAGGTGCGTCCACAGGCGTTTGAGACGCGGCAGGGAATACTCAAGCTGCGCCAATTCAACAGCCAGGCGCGCTTCTCGGGTGCGTGCGTTGGAAGCAAAGATATCCAGAATCAATTCGGTGCGATCGATGACTTTGGTTTCCAAAGCCTGTTCCAGATTCCGCGTTTGACTGGGAGATAGGTCGTTGTCGAAAATGACGACATCGGCCTGATGGTCTTGGGCGAGCTGCTTGAGTTCAGCGACTTTTCCTTTGCCCAAATAGGTCTTGGGGTCAGGGGATTCGCGTCGCTGTGTTACGCCACCTACGACGGCAGTGCCGGCTGTTTCAGCCAGGCCAATCAATTCATCGAGTGGGTTGTCCGTAAAGGCGTCCGACGGGCCAATTAGCCGGGCCAGCACAGCTCGTTCGCGAGCAATGCTCTCGCTGCGATAGTGTTCTTGCACTGTGGGTCAGGGTCTCCATGCAAAGGGTTTCTGGCGTTTAGACTTAATCCACCGATAATGATTTCCTGTACCGAGTCCTCAGGCAATGCCGTGTACACCACCCATGGGCTCGATTCGATTAATTATAGTTCAATTTCACTGCGGTAAAGTAGTCGGCCCCCAGTACGCAACTTCGTCAGCATCCCCATAAATGGACCGCGTAGCCAGCGGCGGGCACCCTCACAGCGGCGCACTTTCCTGGGGACAATGACTTGGCTCGTGGATTAGCCTACCAACACGATAGGGTTGGCCGGGACACACAGCAGCGGCAGCGACAGTGATGCCCAGCCCAACACTTGCCGTCTCCAGCCCAGCGAGCGTGAATCGTCGCTGGACGGCGGATGGCGCAGACCCATGAGCACTACCAATACTAACATCAGCGAGAAGACGATAACTTGCTGATAGAGCATGAAGGCCACAGCGGCGGCCAGCGTCGCGCGGGCGATGTGAATCGACTTATCACCCACCAGTCCAAACGTAACGTGCCCACCGTCCAACTGTCCCAATGGCATCATATTGATGCCTGTCACCAGCAGACCACCCCAACCGGCCATCAGCAGCGGTGTGGCCTGGTCGTTGTCGATCATTAAAAAATGACCGGCCGTTTCTGGTGTGATCCAAGCAGCTAGCCACTGAATCAACAGCGGTTGACCCATGCGGATGACACCTTCGGGCGCATAAGCTATGCCATGGGGATGCATAAGGCCGTAGATAATCAGGGGGATCGCCACGACTAGTCCTGCCAGTGGACCGGCAATACCAATGTCGAATATCTGCCGGCGATCCGCACGACCGCTTTGCATCATAATCACGGCACCCATCGTTCCAAAGGGAGAAAAATAGGGGAGGGGGATGAATAGCGGAGGCGTGCTGGGCACGCGATAGATCAAGGTCATTACATAATGCCCCAATTCATGCGCCGCCAAAATAGCCATCAGACCGAGCGCGAATTGAAGGCCGTCAGCCCAGTTGGCCAGCAGCGCTTGACGGAAAGGCAGCATCGTGCCTACCAATTGGGATTCTGCCGTCAGCGCCTGCGGTACCCAGGCGGCCACACCGGTGAAGAATGTTGAAACTGCGGTGATCAGTGCCAGACAGAGCGCGATGCGATTCATGCGTCGATCAGATGTCGGCTGTGTTTGCATAGTCTCCATGTCTGCGGGCGACTGGAGCTGCGACGGTGACAATCGTAGAAACTGCTCGTCGTCGATGCGCTGCACGTGGGCTGATTCCACTTTGGGGGGTCCGTCCTGAGGGGCCATGGAAGTGCCCTATTGTTGCAAAGATTGACGGTCCTTCAATCGGTTGGAACGTCCATTTTTGAAACAGTGATCGGTCAGCGAGACATCATCAGGATCAGCCTGCGACCAGCATCGAAACACCACAGCGTTTTGCGGACTGCCAGGTAGAGGACAACGCCGCAGGCAGCACCCACAACATCTGCCGCCAAATCGTAGGGGCAACAATGACGCCCAGGAATGAATTTTTGCGTCAACTCGTCAACGCACCCATAGCCACCGGCGATCAAGAACGTCACTCCCGCTCGCGTCAGATGTCCTCCAGGCCGCGTTGGGATCGCCCAAGCAACCAAGAACGCTAATCCGGCAAAGGCCCCCATGTGCAGCAGCTTGTCGCTCATTCGCAAGACCGGAAGCGAGGCGCTTGGTAGGTGTGTCCCCGCGAACAGCAGCAACCAGTAGGCGGCCATGCAGATCGAGGCGATTCTGATGGTTTTGCCAGCAGATTGATTCAATCGTTGCCACCATGGACTCCAAGTTTTGGCTCCAGTTGGTAGCTGAAGCGCCCTGGATTGAACGTGCGTGACCAGAGGAACGGCGCTCTGAGCGGTGGTGGTAAACTGAGTTTGCATAGCGGTAAAATTTCGAGATTCTGTTGGAGTTTCTCTTATTCCCTAGTTCATCATTCGGCTGGCTTGGCCCAAAATGTTTGATCGAGGTTCCGAAATCGCCAACTTGGCCGACCATCTACTGTGGATACCACAATGGCTGCTTTACCGTCACAATCCTTAGCCCCCTCTCTTAGGGTACGTGTTGTAATCACTTTGCTCTTGTCCGGTGGGCTGTGGACGAAACTGCCTGGGGTGTGGGGCCAAGAGTCCACTTCGAAGGTGCCGGCCGCCCCTAAAGAAAACGCAGACTCGGCGGTCAACGGCAAGATGCCGTGGAAAAAACTGCTGGCCGAGACAGGCTTGGAGGGCTGGACTGCAACCGACTTCTATAAGCCCGGAAAAGTGTACCGCGATGGCCAGCTACTGGTCATGGAGGAGGGCAATCCGATGACCGGTATCACCTACCAGGGCAAGAACTTCCCAACCCAGAACTATGAAATTGAGTTCCAAGCTCGACGAACTTCGGGCAACGATTTCCTGTGCGGCTTGACCTTTCCCGTCGGAAAATCGTATTGCTCGTTCATCGGCGGTGGCTGGGGTGGTGGAGTGGTTGGACTGTCCAGCGTCGATGGTGCGGATGCCTCGGAAAACCAAACATCGGGCTACCACGAGTTTAAAAATCAGCAGTGGTACACATTTCGCTTGGCGGTGGACGAGGAGTTCATTCGTGGCTGGATCGATGACCAGGAAGTATTTAATCAGGAACGAGAAGACCATGAATTCTCAACGCGCATCGAAGTCTTCGCTTGCCAGCCGCTGGGACTTTGCGCCTATCGATCGCGAGTCGAAATCAAAAACCTTCGCTGGCGGCAGTTGAACGATGAAGCGGCGGCAGTGGGAGCAGGCCAGTGATTGCCGAGCCTAGCCCCGACGATGGTATTGACGAGTTCTACCAGCCAGCGGCGGACATCATGGACTGGGATCGTCATTTCATGCGCAGCGCTTATGCATTGGCAGAACAGGCATTGGAAGCCGATGAAGTTCCAGTCGGGTCGGTAATCGTTCACAACCGGCGCATCATCGGCTCAGGCTGGAATCAGCGCCAGACTCTGCAAGACCCGACAGCTCACGCGGAAATGATCGCGATCACTCAGGCAGCTGCCAGCTTAACAAGTTGGCGACTGCAGGACTGCACCTTGTATGTCACCCTGGAACCCTGCCCCATGTGCGCCGGTGCGATACTGCAATCCAGAATACCCCGAGTTGTTTACGGTGCGCCGGATCCGAAGGCGGGAGCGGTGGCTTCGCTATTTCGGCTGCTGGACGATCCGCGCATGAATCATCGCTGTCAATTGACTGGCGGGATGATGGCCGAGCAGTGCGGAGCCATTTTGTCCCAGTTTTTTCAGCTCAAACGCCAACAAGGAAAGAAGTAGTCACCGTGGCCGAAACTGCAGAATTGCCAGAGCTGGACCCGTGCATGTTGCTGCATGTGCGTCTGCGCGTTCATCGCCTGCAACGCAACTATAGCACCCACCCCGAAACCTTGCCCGACGAAGCGATAGTACCTTGCCTGAGCCAAGAGCTGGGTGGCGGAAATCGATTTGCACAGGTGCGAGTGGCAGTGGGCACCAACGCCATGTTCTTCCAAGTAGACGTGCAGGGCAAGACCACGTTGCCGTGGTGTCGCGATTCGCGACTGGAGGACAGCGATGGTTTGCACCTGTGGATTGACACGCGACCATCTCGCGAGATTCATCGAGCCACTCGATTCTGCCATCGCTTTGGTCTATTGCCATTGGGCCGTGGCCCCAAAGCGGACCTGCCATACTTTGGCTGGACGTCGATCAACCGCGCTCGAGCCAATTCGCCGATGCCACCGGACGAATTAATGTCAATTCGCTCGCGCGTGGCCGATGGAAAATACCGGATTGTGGCCGCACTGCACTTCGATGCACTGCATGGATTGAATCTGGAGGACTTTCCTACGATTGGATTCTACTTTGCTGTG is part of the Pirellulaceae bacterium genome and harbors:
- a CDS encoding site-2 protease family protein — its product is MAPQDGPPKVESAHVQRIDDEQFLRLSPSQLQSPADMETMQTQPTSDRRMNRIALCLALITAVSTFFTGVAAWVPQALTAESQLVGTMLPFRQALLANWADGLQFALGLMAILAAHELGHYVMTLIYRVPSTPPLFIPLPYFSPFGTMGAVIMMQSGRADRRQIFDIGIAGPLAGLVVAIPLIIYGLMHPHGIAYAPEGVIRMGQPLLIQWLAAWITPETAGHFLMIDNDQATPLLMAGWGGLLVTGINMMPLGQLDGGHVTFGLVGDKSIHIARATLAAAVAFMLYQQVIVFSLMLVLVVLMGLRHPPSSDDSRSLGWRRQVLGWASLSLPLLCVPANPIVLVG
- the tadA gene encoding tRNA adenosine(34) deaminase TadA codes for the protein MDWDRHFMRSAYALAEQALEADEVPVGSVIVHNRRIIGSGWNQRQTLQDPTAHAEMIAITQAAASLTSWRLQDCTLYVTLEPCPMCAGAILQSRIPRVVYGAPDPKAGAVASLFRLLDDPRMNHRCQLTGGMMAEQCGAILSQFFQLKRQQGKK
- the hflX gene encoding GTPase HflX, with the translated sequence MQEHYRSESIARERAVLARLIGPSDAFTDNPLDELIGLAETAGTAVVGGVTQRRESPDPKTYLGKGKVAELKQLAQDHQADVVIFDNDLSPSQTRNLEQALETKVIDRTELILDIFASNARTREARLAVELAQLEYSLPRLKRLWTHLSRQTMGVGMRGPGEKQLEVDRRLVEKRIHELRDDMSKVQARKAREVAGRNDFMTVSLVGYTNAGKSTLMNHLTQAGVEAVNKLFATLDTRTRRWNLPSWGPVLLSDTVGFIRDLPHNLVASFRATLEEAREADLLIHVADGSNPAVLDQISAVYNVLHELGIDEKRTILAVNKMDVPGADRYCGAVLARYPHAIPISAHSEQGLDQLTAAVSTALSDGFVSLGIRLNVTDGRTLAWLSKVGEVLSQQFHDDYVEIHVRLPLRHAGRLRHAGYAIEVLGSDQPTATEATDENWQSWLPTTRVLPHQTNALSQSDMLPPPMADEDVA
- a CDS encoding VanZ family protein is translated as MQTQFTTTAQSAVPLVTHVQSRALQLPTGAKTWSPWWQRLNQSAGKTIRIASICMAAYWLLLFAGTHLPSASLPVLRMSDKLLHMGAFAGLAFLVAWAIPTRPGGHLTRAGVTFLIAGGYGCVDELTQKFIPGRHCCPYDLAADVVGAACGVVLYLAVRKTLWCFDAGRRLILMMSR
- a CDS encoding DUF1080 domain-containing protein translates to MLLSGGLWTKLPGVWGQESTSKVPAAPKENADSAVNGKMPWKKLLAETGLEGWTATDFYKPGKVYRDGQLLVMEEGNPMTGITYQGKNFPTQNYEIEFQARRTSGNDFLCGLTFPVGKSYCSFIGGGWGGGVVGLSSVDGADASENQTSGYHEFKNQQWYTFRLAVDEEFIRGWIDDQEVFNQEREDHEFSTRIEVFACQPLGLCAYRSRVEIKNLRWRQLNDEAAAVGAGQ